Proteins found in one Arachis stenosperma cultivar V10309 chromosome 8, arast.V10309.gnm1.PFL2, whole genome shotgun sequence genomic segment:
- the LOC130944150 gene encoding high mobility group B protein 9 isoform X1: protein MSSSTVGNEEEKLYPSPLASHDDIVKDPSVFWDTLRRFHLLLSTKFMIPVIGGKELDLHVLYVEVTRRSGYEKVVAEKKWREVGTVFRFSATTTSASFVLRKHYRNLLYHYEQVHFFNVKGPLYSPSSDSFSGSKHSWRSELAIVEYSPKPVTHTKGSKPQESIDPSSNLSGRGTIEGKFECGYLVSVKVGSEVLRGVLYHPEELVPPPTVPQNGNAIVPYGCKPHHSGRRRRRNKRKWDPNYPKPNRSGYNFFFAERHYKLKSLYPNREREFTKMIGQSWNSLSPEERMVYQNIGLRDKERYKRELKEYKEKMKIMQNLEVAAPRNLTGSVLNGSQRMA from the exons ATGTCCTCTTCCACCGTTGGCAATGAGGAGGAGAAGCTTTACCCTTCCCCACTAGCCTCTCACGACGACATCGTCAAGGACCCTTCTGTCTTTTGGGATACTCTCAGACGCTTTCACCTCCTTCTCAGTACCAAATTCAT GATTCCTGTGATTGGAGGGAAGGAGCTAGATTTGCACGTCCTGTACGTGGAGGTTACGAGGAGAAGTGGCTATGAGAAG GTAGTTGCAGAGAAGAAATGGAGGGAAGTGGGAACTGTCTTCAGGTTCTCAGCGACGACCACAAGCGCCTCTTTTGTGCTCAGGAAACACTACCGCAACCTTCTTTACCATTACGAACAAGTTCACTTCTTTAATGTTAAGGGTCCTCTATACTCTCCATCATCAG ATTCATTTTCTGGCAGCAAGCACTCCTGGAGATCTGAGCTGGCTATTGTTGAATATTCTCCCAAGCCAGTGACCCATACTAAAGGTTCCAAACCTCAAG AGTCTATAGACCCTTCATCAAATCTTTCAGGGAGGGGAACGATAGAGGGAAAATTTGAATGCGGCTATTTAGTGTCAGTGAAAGTGGGTTCAGAGGTTCTAAGAGGAGTGCTGTACCATCCAGAGGAATTGGTTCCTCCCCCAACTGTTCCACAAAATGGCAATGCCATCGTACCCTACGGCTGCAAACCTCACCATTCCGGCCGCCGGAGGAGGAGGAACAAGAGAAAGTGGGACCCGAACTACCCGAAGCCAAATCGGAGTGGTTATAACTTCTTCTTTGCTGAGAGGCATTACAAGCTCAAGTCACTTTATCCAAACAGAGAGAGGGAGTTTACCAAAATGATTGGCCAGTCTTGGAATAGTCTCAGCCCAGAAGAAAGAATG GTTTACCAGAACATTGGCTTAAGAGACAAAGAAAGGTACAAGAGGGAGTTGAAGGAgtacaaggaaaagatgaagaTTATGCAAAATTTAGAAGTTGCGGCGCCCAGAAATCTCACTGGTTCTGTCCTTAATGGTAGCCAAAGAATGGCTTAG
- the LOC130944150 gene encoding high mobility group B protein 9 isoform X2, with amino-acid sequence MSSSTVGNEEEKLYPSPLASHDDIVKDPSVFWDTLRRFHLLLSTKFMIPVIGGKELDLHVLYVEVTRRSGYEKVVAEKKWREVGTVFRFSATTTSASFVLRKHYRNLLYHYEQVHFFNVKGPLYSPSSDSFSGSKHSWRSELAIVEYSPKPVTHTKGSKPQGRGTIEGKFECGYLVSVKVGSEVLRGVLYHPEELVPPPTVPQNGNAIVPYGCKPHHSGRRRRRNKRKWDPNYPKPNRSGYNFFFAERHYKLKSLYPNREREFTKMIGQSWNSLSPEERMVYQNIGLRDKERYKRELKEYKEKMKIMQNLEVAAPRNLTGSVLNGSQRMA; translated from the exons ATGTCCTCTTCCACCGTTGGCAATGAGGAGGAGAAGCTTTACCCTTCCCCACTAGCCTCTCACGACGACATCGTCAAGGACCCTTCTGTCTTTTGGGATACTCTCAGACGCTTTCACCTCCTTCTCAGTACCAAATTCAT GATTCCTGTGATTGGAGGGAAGGAGCTAGATTTGCACGTCCTGTACGTGGAGGTTACGAGGAGAAGTGGCTATGAGAAG GTAGTTGCAGAGAAGAAATGGAGGGAAGTGGGAACTGTCTTCAGGTTCTCAGCGACGACCACAAGCGCCTCTTTTGTGCTCAGGAAACACTACCGCAACCTTCTTTACCATTACGAACAAGTTCACTTCTTTAATGTTAAGGGTCCTCTATACTCTCCATCATCAG ATTCATTTTCTGGCAGCAAGCACTCCTGGAGATCTGAGCTGGCTATTGTTGAATATTCTCCCAAGCCAGTGACCCATACTAAAGGTTCCAAACCTCAAG GGAGGGGAACGATAGAGGGAAAATTTGAATGCGGCTATTTAGTGTCAGTGAAAGTGGGTTCAGAGGTTCTAAGAGGAGTGCTGTACCATCCAGAGGAATTGGTTCCTCCCCCAACTGTTCCACAAAATGGCAATGCCATCGTACCCTACGGCTGCAAACCTCACCATTCCGGCCGCCGGAGGAGGAGGAACAAGAGAAAGTGGGACCCGAACTACCCGAAGCCAAATCGGAGTGGTTATAACTTCTTCTTTGCTGAGAGGCATTACAAGCTCAAGTCACTTTATCCAAACAGAGAGAGGGAGTTTACCAAAATGATTGGCCAGTCTTGGAATAGTCTCAGCCCAGAAGAAAGAATG GTTTACCAGAACATTGGCTTAAGAGACAAAGAAAGGTACAAGAGGGAGTTGAAGGAgtacaaggaaaagatgaagaTTATGCAAAATTTAGAAGTTGCGGCGCCCAGAAATCTCACTGGTTCTGTCCTTAATGGTAGCCAAAGAATGGCTTAG